CAGCCGACTCCTAAGATAATCAAAATAATAATTGCACCTATCCCCAAGTACCGCCTTGTCATCTTCATTCGCCTTCTCCCTCGCGCTCCCTGTGATCATTGCGGCGCAAGCGCATTATTTGGCGCTGGATGAGCTCAGTTGTTTGTTGCCAGTTGCTCTGTCTTGTACCTTGCGCCTGGGTTAATACCCCGGCAAAGCTGAGATTCTCGGCCGAGGCAACTAAATCTGTTTCTTCAAGCTCCGTTAACAGATCAATGCGCTCACCACCAATACCCAGCAGGTAGTGTCTTTTGCCCACCTGAATAATAATCAAACCCTTTCCCGAGCCCAGCGGCAAGCTATCCAGTACCGATAAATAGCGAGCACTTCCCGCCGGC
Above is a genomic segment from Bacillota bacterium containing:
- a CDS encoding flagellar biosynthetic protein FliO; this translates as MRYSRDKAVRVLVILILLVLVCSEVQRDAKAATAQQQELPADQSDTTRAHTYGSAFSPGRLLLKMILGLAGVLFLLFLLGRILSGRLGLPAGSARYLSVLDSLPLGSGKGLIIIQVGKRHYLLGIGGERIDLLTELEETDLVASAENLSFAGVLTQAQGTRQSNWQQTTELIQRQIMRLRRNDHREREGEGE